In the genome of Terribacillus sp. FSL K6-0262, one region contains:
- a CDS encoding TSUP family transporter, with product MQLELDTILIIALFGFLAAFIDSVVGGGGLITIPALLFAGLNPAAAVATNKLAGTMGSFTSTLMFYRSGNLELKSVMKYFPLSFIGSLLGAWTVHIIDPSLFKPLMLVMLIAVAIYTIIKKDWGSVSTFKRLTAKRLLIFAAVLALIGFYDGFLGPGTGSFLMFAFLFIGYDFLHAAGNAKLLNFGSNIAALILFIILGQVHYAVGLIMGISGIFGSIAGSRFAIKRGSGYVRILFIVVTTVLIVKNVYDYIKELM from the coding sequence ATGCAATTGGAATTGGACACAATCTTAATCATCGCTCTTTTCGGATTTCTTGCCGCATTCATTGATTCTGTAGTGGGAGGGGGAGGGCTGATCACCATCCCGGCGCTGCTGTTTGCAGGCTTGAATCCTGCTGCTGCAGTGGCGACAAATAAATTGGCCGGGACGATGGGGTCATTTACAAGCACGCTTATGTTCTATCGGTCAGGCAATCTTGAACTGAAATCGGTCATGAAGTATTTTCCTTTATCGTTCATTGGCTCGCTGCTCGGCGCCTGGACCGTCCATATCATCGATCCGTCACTGTTCAAGCCGCTTATGCTGGTCATGCTGATTGCCGTGGCGATTTATACCATCATAAAAAAGGATTGGGGCAGTGTCTCGACCTTTAAGCGCTTGACGGCAAAAAGGCTGCTCATCTTCGCGGCTGTCCTTGCGCTTATTGGTTTTTATGACGGGTTTCTCGGACCGGGCACAGGCTCATTCCTCATGTTTGCGTTCCTATTCATAGGCTATGACTTCTTGCACGCAGCCGGTAACGCTAAGCTGCTGAACTTCGGCAGCAACATCGCAGCACTCATCCTCTTTATCATTTTAGGGCAAGTACACTATGCAGTCGGGCTGATCATGGGAATATCCGGAATTTTCGGCTCCATCGCTGGTTCGCGTTTTGCCATCAAGCGGGGGAGCGGCTATGTGCGGATCCTGTTCATCGTCGTAACGACAGTGCTGATTGTGAAGAATGTATATGATTACATAAAGGAGCTCATGTAA
- a CDS encoding iron-hydroxamate ABC transporter substrate-binding protein has protein sequence MKKAMIACIGLFLLLLSACGTSEESTADGSEKETKETFTYESETGPVEVPTDPQRVVVLASYAGDVLSLGVNIVGVDEWAKSSPVLADGLKDAETVSEDDVEKILELKPDLIIAADTTKNLDKFKEIAPTVTYTYNKVDYLTQHVEIGKLLNKEEEAQQWVDDFKERAKAAGDEIKAKIGEDATVTVMESYDKGMGVLGDSWGRGTEVLYQAMGLAMPDKVKEMTEKEGYMMISPEVLSDYVGDYLVISEYSDQDNSYQDTELFKEIPAVKEGHVLTADANAFLFNDALTLDYQLDFFKEQFLK, from the coding sequence ATGAAAAAAGCAATGATTGCATGTATTGGGCTCTTTTTACTTTTGCTGAGTGCATGTGGAACTTCAGAGGAATCCACAGCGGACGGAAGTGAGAAAGAGACAAAAGAGACTTTTACTTACGAATCCGAAACAGGTCCGGTTGAAGTTCCTACCGATCCGCAAAGAGTCGTGGTCTTGGCATCTTATGCTGGTGATGTACTTTCCCTTGGTGTCAATATCGTCGGTGTCGATGAATGGGCCAAGAGCAGCCCTGTGCTTGCCGATGGATTAAAAGATGCTGAAACTGTATCGGAAGACGATGTGGAAAAGATCCTTGAGCTTAAGCCTGATCTGATCATCGCAGCTGATACAACAAAGAATCTGGACAAGTTTAAAGAAATTGCACCTACTGTCACATATACATATAACAAGGTCGATTACCTGACACAGCACGTCGAAATCGGGAAACTGCTGAATAAGGAAGAGGAAGCACAGCAATGGGTGGATGACTTCAAGGAACGTGCCAAGGCTGCAGGCGATGAAATCAAAGCCAAAATCGGGGAAGATGCCACTGTCACTGTAATGGAGAGCTATGACAAAGGGATGGGCGTGCTTGGCGACAGCTGGGGGCGCGGTACGGAAGTCCTTTATCAAGCGATGGGCCTTGCAATGCCTGATAAAGTAAAGGAAATGACTGAAAAAGAGGGATATATGATGATTTCCCCGGAAGTGCTGTCTGATTATGTCGGTGATTATCTTGTCATCAGTGAATACAGCGACCAGGATAATTCCTACCAGGATACAGAACTCTTCAAAGAAATACCTGCTGTCAAGGAAGGTCATGTTTTGACTGCGGATGCAAATGCCTTCCTGTTCAATGATGCATTGACCTTGGATTACCAGCTGGACTTCTTCAAAGAGCAATTCTTGAAGTAA
- a CDS encoding type II CAAX endopeptidase family protein: protein MKKLLTTCLKTIIFFIGWAIIISFTPDIQTNNPAFLRLWWEFSPFAVVALFSVFFVLIIEKGKIRIPITYGFFKNSLIGMAAGILWLGSVAAILFLTKTMHITGHSHIDFIWVWILASLLNAAMQELLMRGYLYQLWKQKYNAAAAAVFTTILFTVMHGGAFEAGMIAVFNVVSMSIFATLLLEYTGTITAPIIAHFTWNTIGAIVLGGVSLASDYPNLLNSSFQGNQLLSGGIYKMEGSIIVSIVHVIFIGYLLIVNKSKSNATSYESRFIANKKELG, encoded by the coding sequence ATGAAAAAGTTACTGACTACATGTTTGAAAACGATCATCTTTTTTATCGGATGGGCGATTATCATTTCTTTTACGCCCGATATACAAACGAATAATCCAGCATTTTTGAGATTATGGTGGGAGTTTTCCCCTTTTGCGGTAGTTGCTTTATTTTCTGTTTTCTTTGTTCTTATCATAGAAAAGGGGAAAATACGGATTCCGATAACTTACGGATTCTTTAAAAATTCACTGATCGGCATGGCAGCAGGTATCCTATGGCTGGGGAGTGTGGCAGCGATCCTATTCCTTACAAAAACAATGCATATAACAGGTCACAGCCATATTGATTTTATCTGGGTTTGGATTCTGGCCTCCCTATTGAATGCTGCTATGCAGGAATTGCTGATGAGAGGTTATCTATATCAGTTATGGAAGCAAAAATATAATGCAGCTGCGGCAGCTGTTTTTACTACCATCTTATTTACAGTGATGCACGGCGGAGCTTTTGAAGCAGGTATGATCGCAGTATTCAATGTCGTTTCGATGAGTATATTTGCTACATTGCTTTTAGAATATACAGGTACGATTACAGCCCCCATAATAGCCCACTTTACTTGGAATACGATTGGAGCGATTGTACTTGGCGGTGTATCATTGGCGAGTGATTATCCAAATCTCTTGAACAGTTCCTTTCAAGGAAATCAATTATTATCAGGCGGCATATATAAAATGGAAGGCAGTATCATTGTTTCAATCGTCCATGTCATCTTCATTGGCTATTTATTGATCGTGAATAAAAGTAAATCCAATGCAACATCATATGAATCAAGATTCATTGCAAATAAAAAGGAGCTTGGATGA
- a CDS encoding catalase, protein MAENKDVNSSNEQDVKRDTLTTRQGHPVLDNQNIRTIGDRGPATLENYHFIEKISHFDREEVPERVVHARGTGAFGYFETYGKVGDEPVEKYTRAKVFSGAGKKTPLMVRFSTVAGAKDSPETDRDPRGFAVKMYTEDGNWDLVGNNLKIFFIRDAMKFPDMIHAFKADPASNVPNPARMFDFVSRSPEATHMITFLFSPWGIPATYRHMQGSGVNTYKWVNDKGEAVLVKYHWEPKQGIRNLTTEEARKIQAKTVGHATQDLYEAIERGEYPEWELYVQIMEDGYHPELDFDPLDDTKLWPEDKFPWLPVGKMVLNRNPVDYHAEIEQAAFGTGVLVDGMDFSDDKMLQGRTFSYSDTQRYRVGANYLQLPVNAPKAPVRTNQHRGQMDTRDPKESGENPSINYEPSMVGGYQEEGKGNRKPHQPTYNAAAMSAPIDRPNNYGQAGHTYRSFEDWERDELIKNLSEALAICDKRIQDAMIHHFTQADEEYGRRVKEGIEKVMKEAQEAKMDNQVPGREAGQSKFGQGMGQGTIAANEATDEAVKKSRETDPY, encoded by the coding sequence TTGGCAGAGAACAAAGATGTGAATTCCTCAAATGAACAAGACGTAAAACGCGATACCTTGACAACACGCCAGGGGCATCCTGTCTTGGATAACCAGAATATCCGTACAATAGGCGATCGCGGTCCGGCAACATTGGAGAACTACCATTTCATCGAGAAGATTTCCCACTTTGACCGGGAAGAAGTACCAGAGCGTGTCGTACATGCACGGGGAACGGGAGCATTCGGCTATTTTGAAACATACGGAAAAGTAGGGGATGAACCGGTAGAGAAGTATACGCGCGCAAAAGTGTTTTCCGGTGCTGGTAAAAAAACGCCTTTGATGGTCCGCTTCTCCACAGTGGCAGGGGCGAAGGATTCACCTGAAACGGATCGGGATCCGCGCGGCTTTGCCGTGAAAATGTATACAGAGGATGGGAACTGGGATCTGGTCGGGAACAACCTTAAGATCTTCTTTATCCGTGACGCAATGAAATTCCCTGATATGATTCATGCGTTCAAAGCAGATCCAGCTTCAAACGTTCCGAATCCAGCCCGCATGTTCGACTTTGTATCCCGCAGTCCCGAAGCAACCCATATGATTACATTCCTATTCTCTCCATGGGGTATCCCGGCTACCTATCGCCATATGCAAGGTTCCGGCGTAAACACCTATAAATGGGTAAATGATAAAGGCGAAGCTGTATTGGTCAAGTATCACTGGGAGCCGAAGCAAGGTATTCGCAATCTGACAACAGAAGAAGCAAGGAAAATCCAAGCGAAAACCGTCGGCCATGCTACCCAGGATTTGTACGAGGCAATTGAACGGGGAGAGTACCCTGAATGGGAACTATATGTGCAGATCATGGAAGACGGTTATCATCCGGAATTGGATTTTGATCCGCTTGACGATACTAAACTATGGCCGGAGGATAAGTTCCCATGGCTGCCGGTCGGGAAAATGGTCCTTAATCGCAATCCAGTCGATTACCATGCGGAAATTGAGCAAGCAGCCTTTGGTACTGGTGTTCTTGTTGATGGGATGGACTTCTCGGATGATAAAATGCTCCAGGGACGTACCTTCTCTTATTCGGATACACAGCGCTACCGTGTAGGGGCGAACTATCTGCAGTTGCCTGTCAATGCACCTAAAGCGCCTGTCCGCACTAACCAGCACCGCGGTCAAATGGATACACGTGATCCGAAAGAGTCTGGGGAAAATCCATCGATCAACTATGAGCCATCCATGGTCGGGGGATATCAGGAGGAAGGTAAAGGGAATCGCAAGCCGCATCAGCCGACGTATAATGCTGCGGCGATGTCTGCACCGATCGACCGCCCCAACAATTATGGACAAGCTGGTCACACATACCGGAGTTTCGAAGATTGGGAGCGCGATGAATTGATCAAGAACCTTTCCGAAGCGCTTGCGATATGCGATAAACGAATCCAGGATGCGATGATCCATCACTTCACACAAGCCGATGAAGAATATGGCCGCCGTGTGAAGGAAGGTATCGAAAAAGTAATGAAAGAAGCCCAGGAAGCAAAAATGGACAACCAAGTTCCAGGCCGTGAAGCAGGTCAGTCAAAATTCGGTCAAGGTATGGGTCAAGGTACAATAGCAGCCAACGAAGCAACAGATGAGGCTGTGAAGAAAAGCCGCGAAACGGATCCTTACTGA
- a CDS encoding helix-turn-helix domain-containing protein, translating to MSRLEKQKFNCEKELTLSIIGGKWKMLIMWHLGKEGTKRFNELKGLIPGITQRMLVSQLRELEDDKIVHREVYPVVPPKVEYSLTEEGLSLLPILDAMYEWGKNYASTVLKDTDVLVSDSAFK from the coding sequence ATGAGTCGTTTAGAGAAACAAAAATTCAATTGTGAGAAGGAACTGACGCTGTCCATCATCGGCGGGAAGTGGAAAATGCTGATCATGTGGCATTTGGGCAAGGAAGGAACGAAACGCTTCAATGAATTGAAGGGACTGATTCCGGGTATTACGCAGCGCATGCTCGTTTCCCAGCTTCGGGAATTGGAGGACGATAAAATTGTACATAGGGAAGTGTATCCGGTCGTCCCGCCAAAAGTTGAATATTCCCTGACCGAAGAAGGCCTTTCCTTGCTGCCGATACTTGATGCGATGTATGAGTGGGGAAAGAACTATGCAAGCACTGTCCTGAAGGATACGGATGTACTGGTGAGCGATTCTGCATTCAAGTAA
- a CDS encoding iron-containing alcohol dehydrogenase produces MNRFTIPRDIYFGEGALKVLESIEGNKAMLVIGGGSVRKSGVLDRVQAHLAKAGIQTEITEGIREEPTTDKINEALEAFREFNPDWIIGIGGGSVMDAAKAMWVFYEHPGLSFEDAAKPFELPALRSKAKFIGIPTTSGSASEISNLSVVTDSKTNIKYPLADFELTPDIAIIDPITIFDMPKNITAFTGMDAVTHCIESYVAKPRTVFTDSLAIEGAEILRNHLIPSYNGERISREQVHYAQAMAGMAFANAVLGNVHSMAHKSGPTFGIAHGLANAIYLPYVIQFNRTVSEERYAVLARRLQLSGDNDSELTDSLIEWIRDLNRQMDIPLNLRDFGVSEALFNAHVEEMAANAVTDPCTGTNPRETSAEQMKQLYIAAFEGKDVDF; encoded by the coding sequence TTGAACAGATTCACCATACCCCGGGATATTTACTTTGGCGAAGGTGCCTTGAAGGTTCTGGAAAGCATCGAAGGAAACAAAGCCATGCTCGTCATTGGCGGGGGTTCCGTCAGAAAAAGCGGCGTGCTGGACCGTGTCCAGGCCCATCTTGCAAAAGCCGGCATCCAGACAGAAATAACAGAAGGCATCCGGGAGGAACCTACAACTGATAAAATCAATGAAGCATTGGAAGCCTTCCGGGAATTCAATCCTGACTGGATCATCGGTATCGGCGGCGGTTCCGTCATGGATGCAGCCAAAGCGATGTGGGTGTTTTATGAGCACCCTGGATTATCATTTGAAGATGCCGCCAAACCATTCGAATTGCCAGCATTGCGCTCCAAGGCCAAGTTCATCGGTATTCCTACAACAAGCGGCAGCGCATCGGAAATTTCGAACCTTTCTGTCGTGACTGATTCCAAAACAAACATCAAATATCCATTGGCCGACTTTGAACTTACGCCGGACATCGCCATCATCGATCCGATTACCATTTTCGACATGCCCAAAAACATCACTGCCTTCACTGGCATGGATGCTGTGACGCATTGCATCGAATCCTATGTTGCCAAGCCAAGAACTGTATTCACGGATTCCCTGGCAATCGAAGGGGCAGAGATTCTCCGTAATCACCTGATTCCATCTTATAATGGCGAGCGCATCTCCCGTGAGCAAGTCCATTATGCTCAAGCAATGGCTGGGATGGCATTCGCCAATGCCGTACTTGGCAATGTCCATAGTATGGCCCATAAAAGCGGTCCCACTTTCGGAATCGCCCATGGATTGGCGAATGCAATCTATTTGCCGTATGTCATCCAATTCAATCGGACTGTCTCCGAGGAAAGATACGCTGTCCTGGCCCGCCGCCTGCAGCTAAGCGGTGATAATGATTCCGAACTGACGGATTCCCTGATCGAATGGATACGTGATCTGAATCGACAAATGGATATTCCATTGAATTTGCGTGACTTCGGCGTCAGCGAAGCGTTATTCAATGCCCACGTGGAGGAGATGGCTGCCAATGCAGTTACAGATCCATGTACCGGAACCAACCCGCGCGAAACTTCAGCAGAACAAATGAAACAGCTGTATATTGCCGCGTTCGAAGGAAAAGACGTAGATTTCTAA
- a CDS encoding haloacid dehalogenase type II: MADIKAIAFDVYGTLFDVHSVQEACDRHFPGKGEAIAAAWRNKQLEYAFLRQLMGQYEPFTNVTRDALQYTLEMHGCSYTDKLILELMDAYNRLLPYEETEEVLQYFQDRQLVVFSNGPDSMLKPLLGHAKLDAYFDMIISVDEIKQYKPATASYAYLLKRLDVKREELLFLSSNGWDIAGAKNFGFHTAWIDRKGTPAEKLGQAPDKVYEDLKDVKSEW, from the coding sequence ATGGCTGATATAAAAGCGATTGCTTTCGATGTGTACGGTACGCTGTTCGATGTCCATAGTGTGCAGGAGGCGTGCGATCGGCATTTTCCGGGAAAAGGCGAGGCCATAGCGGCTGCATGGAGAAATAAGCAGCTGGAATATGCTTTCCTCCGCCAGCTTATGGGGCAGTATGAGCCTTTTACCAATGTAACAAGAGATGCTCTGCAGTATACCTTGGAGATGCATGGATGCAGTTATACTGACAAACTGATCCTGGAATTGATGGATGCCTATAACCGGCTGCTTCCCTATGAAGAAACAGAAGAAGTACTGCAGTATTTCCAAGACAGGCAGCTCGTTGTTTTTTCAAATGGACCCGATAGTATGCTGAAACCGCTCTTAGGGCATGCGAAGCTTGATGCATACTTCGATATGATCATCAGTGTCGATGAAATAAAACAATACAAGCCAGCCACTGCTTCTTATGCTTATTTATTGAAGCGATTGGATGTGAAGCGGGAAGAGCTGCTCTTTTTATCCTCGAATGGCTGGGATATTGCCGGTGCGAAGAATTTCGGCTTTCATACAGCTTGGATTGATCGTAAAGGAACACCAGCCGAGAAATTGGGGCAGGCACCGGATAAGGTATATGAAGATCTGAAGGATGTAAAAAGCGAATGGTAA
- a CDS encoding MDR family MFS transporter yields MGKLESKWLVVVAVLFGTFTVILNNSMLNPALPSLIATFDANAVSGGWILTIFMVAMGMTMPVTGYLGDRFGKKSIYLLGLVVFLAGSVFGIFSGSLPFVIAARFIQGIGGGLMMPISMALIFQAFPKQERGLAVGVYGVAAMVAPAIGPTVGGVLIAYFPWPFLFAFNLPFGLLGLLMASRYLKSTVPDPKRRFDKGGFVFVTLGIGLVLYALGRGQTLDVLVSPSNLALIAAGMTAIAIFVFYERRKDQPLLELSLFRNPTYAVSIAVTATASIGLFSGIFLLPLLIQNVYGLSEIQTGLLFLPAALLSGGMMSLGGRLLDKKGPRWVVPPGLLILAISTFLIGNLHLSTPFWLILVINMIRGAGLGLSNMPATTAGMNDIPEHLVSQGSAMNNVLRQMFSAFGIVFFSIYFEVRRAHLTAAGEAAQQASLQTINEAFVISGILMLVMVPISFIMRYKTEKKQEQKEKGVSNG; encoded by the coding sequence GTGGGTAAACTAGAATCCAAATGGTTGGTCGTTGTTGCTGTCCTATTCGGGACATTCACTGTCATTTTGAATAATAGTATGCTTAATCCGGCGTTGCCATCGCTGATTGCCACTTTCGATGCCAATGCTGTCAGTGGGGGCTGGATCCTGACGATTTTCATGGTGGCAATGGGAATGACCATGCCTGTCACAGGTTACTTGGGAGATCGATTCGGCAAGAAGTCGATTTACTTGCTGGGTCTCGTCGTTTTCCTGGCGGGGTCCGTCTTTGGGATCTTTTCCGGCAGTCTGCCATTCGTCATCGCGGCACGCTTTATCCAAGGTATCGGCGGCGGTTTGATGATGCCGATTTCGATGGCACTCATTTTCCAAGCCTTCCCGAAGCAGGAACGCGGTCTTGCTGTCGGTGTATATGGTGTGGCGGCGATGGTGGCTCCTGCCATCGGACCGACAGTCGGCGGTGTATTGATTGCTTACTTCCCCTGGCCTTTTCTGTTCGCTTTCAACCTCCCATTTGGCCTTCTCGGTTTATTGATGGCCAGCCGCTACTTGAAATCGACTGTGCCTGATCCGAAGCGCCGCTTCGATAAAGGCGGTTTTGTGTTCGTGACGCTTGGCATTGGCTTGGTTCTGTATGCATTGGGACGCGGGCAGACATTGGATGTGCTTGTATCGCCATCTAATTTGGCGCTTATTGCTGCAGGTATGACAGCGATAGCGATTTTTGTTTTTTACGAACGACGAAAGGATCAGCCGCTATTGGAGCTATCGCTCTTCCGTAATCCAACCTATGCGGTTTCGATAGCAGTGACAGCGACAGCATCCATCGGGCTGTTCTCAGGGATTTTCCTATTGCCGCTGCTGATCCAAAATGTTTACGGTCTCAGTGAGATACAGACAGGATTGCTCTTTCTGCCGGCAGCATTGCTGAGCGGGGGCATGATGTCACTGGGAGGCCGGCTATTGGATAAAAAAGGGCCGCGATGGGTCGTCCCGCCTGGTTTGTTGATTTTGGCAATATCCACTTTCCTGATCGGGAACTTGCATTTATCTACGCCTTTCTGGCTGATCCTTGTCATCAATATGATCAGAGGAGCGGGATTGGGCCTGAGTAATATGCCAGCCACGACTGCAGGTATGAACGACATACCAGAGCATCTTGTCTCGCAAGGTTCTGCGATGAACAATGTCCTTCGTCAAATGTTTTCAGCTTTCGGAATCGTGTTTTTCAGCATCTATTTCGAGGTGCGCCGAGCACATTTGACGGCGGCAGGGGAGGCTGCACAGCAGGCAAGTCTGCAAACGATCAATGAGGCGTTTGTCATTTCCGGTATCCTGATGCTTGTCATGGTTCCGATATCTTTCATCATGCGGTACAAAACGGAGAAGAAGCAGGAACAAAAGGAGAAAGGAGTTTCCAATGGCTGA
- a CDS encoding universal stress protein — MYEKILLAVDGSEHSIRATEEVIKICQASAHPVQLEVVNALQEIKNSEIVLQQVKPDDVHRDGELRIQPNEEKLRNANIPYTRTIERGDAGKMIANKANNDAFDLVVIGTRGLNGFQKLVVGSVSTEVIKRAKCPVLVVK; from the coding sequence ATGTACGAAAAGATTCTTTTGGCCGTCGACGGTTCGGAGCACTCGATCCGAGCGACAGAGGAAGTAATCAAAATCTGTCAGGCAAGTGCACATCCTGTACAGCTTGAAGTAGTCAATGCTTTGCAGGAGATAAAGAATAGTGAGATCGTTCTGCAGCAGGTGAAGCCCGATGATGTGCATCGTGATGGGGAGCTGCGCATCCAGCCTAATGAAGAGAAGCTTCGGAATGCGAATATCCCTTATACCCGTACGATCGAACGAGGCGATGCCGGAAAAATGATTGCCAATAAAGCCAACAATGATGCGTTTGACTTGGTTGTCATTGGGACGCGCGGCTTGAACGGATTCCAAAAGCTAGTGGTAGGAAGTGTGAGTACCGAGGTGATAAAAAGAGCGAAATGCCCAGTATTGGTCGTGAAATAG
- the fetB gene encoding iron export ABC transporter permease subunit FetB: MTVQAMLLTLIFVLIPLALSKTLRLGLEKDTLVATIRSIIQLFAVGYVLQFIFDSENIMYILLMVALMIGAATQNARKKGASIRGITWKLVLTFIVIEILTQGILLGLRITPPTAQYIIPLSGMVIGNSMVLGILFLNRFTAEVASRKEEMELILSLGGTPKQAIQQSLLASIKASTIPTIESQKTIGLVQLPGMMSGQIIAGADPLQAVMFQLLILFLLLTTAIVTSIMLGFLSYPTRFNERMQIIENR; this comes from the coding sequence ATGACTGTACAAGCCATGTTGCTTACTTTGATATTTGTCCTGATCCCGCTTGCTCTGTCCAAGACATTGCGGCTGGGACTTGAAAAGGATACACTCGTTGCCACCATTCGTTCCATCATCCAGCTGTTTGCAGTCGGATATGTATTGCAGTTCATCTTCGATTCGGAAAATATCATGTATATCCTCCTGATGGTGGCACTGATGATCGGTGCAGCAACACAAAACGCCAGGAAAAAAGGGGCATCCATCAGAGGCATCACCTGGAAGCTGGTGCTTACCTTCATTGTTATTGAAATACTGACACAAGGGATATTATTGGGGCTGCGGATCACACCGCCGACTGCGCAATATATCATTCCGTTAAGCGGGATGGTGATAGGGAACTCGATGGTGCTGGGCATTTTGTTCCTGAATCGCTTCACTGCGGAAGTGGCATCCAGAAAAGAGGAGATGGAGCTCATTTTATCACTGGGCGGTACACCGAAACAAGCGATCCAGCAATCATTGCTTGCGTCAATCAAGGCAAGCACGATCCCCACCATCGAGAGCCAAAAAACGATAGGTCTTGTTCAGCTGCCTGGTATGATGAGCGGGCAGATCATTGCCGGAGCCGATCCGCTCCAGGCAGTCATGTTCCAGCTGCTCATTCTGTTTCTTTTGCTGACAACTGCAATCGTGACAAGTATCATGCTGGGCTTTTTATCTTATCCGACGAGGTTCAATGAGCGGATGCAAATTATCGAGAATAGATAA
- a CDS encoding phosphate ABC transporter ATP-binding protein, with protein sequence MCQQAAITLQKVTYEINKHEIIRNVTGSFTKGRITAVIGPSGAGKTSLFRLCNGMLSPTSGSILIDGKDIAQYDPVALRRHVGVVLQQAIMLEGSVRDNLELPLQLAGKGLSNDRAEQITRLVGLERDILDQNSRDLSGGQKQKVSIARTLLNKPEILLLDEITSSLDRVSKQDIENLIKRINKEHGTTVIWITHSLQQAQSVADEVWVMMDGGIAEAGAIELLDDPGNEAVRSFVMEAEK encoded by the coding sequence ATGTGCCAGCAAGCCGCCATCACTTTACAGAAAGTGACGTATGAAATAAATAAGCATGAAATCATCCGCAATGTAACGGGCAGCTTCACCAAAGGCAGGATTACAGCAGTCATTGGCCCCTCAGGTGCTGGAAAGACATCACTTTTTCGGTTATGCAATGGTATGCTGTCACCAACAAGCGGGAGCATCCTGATCGATGGAAAGGATATTGCACAGTATGATCCGGTTGCCCTGCGCCGTCATGTGGGCGTCGTCCTCCAGCAGGCAATCATGCTTGAGGGCAGTGTCCGGGATAATTTGGAATTGCCGCTGCAGTTAGCTGGAAAGGGGCTGTCAAATGACAGGGCAGAACAAATCACCAGGTTAGTGGGACTGGAGCGGGATATATTGGATCAAAACAGCAGGGATTTGTCAGGCGGGCAAAAGCAAAAGGTCTCCATCGCCCGGACATTGCTGAACAAGCCGGAAATCCTGCTGCTGGATGAGATCACATCTTCTTTGGACCGAGTTTCCAAGCAGGATATCGAGAATCTCATTAAACGGATCAATAAAGAGCATGGAACCACTGTCATCTGGATCACGCATAGCCTTCAGCAGGCACAGTCGGTGGCCGATGAAGTCTGGGTCATGATGGATGGGGGAATTGCCGAAGCGGGGGCCATTGAATTATTGGATGATCCGGGGAATGAAGCTGTCAGAAGCTTTGTCATGGAGGCGGAAAAATGA
- a CDS encoding redox-sensing transcriptional repressor Rex: protein MYMDQNKIPKATAKRLPLYYRFLNSLHLQGKTRVSSKELSESVKVDSATIRRDFSYFGALGKKGYGYNVEYLLNFFRKTLDQDEITKVALIGVGNLGTAFLHYNFTKNNNTKIEMAFDTDPGKVDHNIGGVPVYHIDDLEKYIGNVSAAILTVPAHAAQAITDRLVECGIAGILNFTPARIAVPSNIRVHHIDLAIELQSLVYFLKHY from the coding sequence ATGTATATGGATCAAAATAAAATACCAAAAGCTACGGCAAAGCGGCTGCCCCTTTATTATCGGTTCCTTAACAGCCTGCATCTGCAAGGCAAAACAAGGGTTTCCTCGAAGGAACTCAGTGAATCGGTGAAAGTCGACTCGGCCACAATCCGCCGTGACTTTTCCTATTTCGGAGCACTTGGCAAAAAGGGCTATGGCTATAATGTAGAGTACTTGCTGAACTTCTTCCGGAAGACACTGGATCAAGACGAGATCACGAAAGTGGCACTTATCGGGGTCGGTAATCTTGGTACAGCATTCCTGCATTATAATTTCACGAAAAATAACAATACAAAAATCGAAATGGCATTCGATACCGATCCCGGAAAAGTGGATCATAATATCGGCGGGGTCCCCGTCTACCATATCGATGACTTAGAGAAATATATCGGCAATGTAAGCGCAGCTATCCTGACGGTGCCGGCGCATGCTGCCCAAGCAATCACGGACCGCCTTGTCGAATGCGGTATTGCCGGAATCCTGAATTTTACCCCTGCGCGTATCGCAGTGCCCAGCAATATCCGTGTGCATCATATCGATCTGGCAATCGAATTGCAGTCATTGGTTTATTTTTTGAAGCACTATTAA